A single window of Drosophila suzukii chromosome 3, CBGP_Dsuzu_IsoJpt1.0, whole genome shotgun sequence DNA harbors:
- the nsl1 gene encoding mucin-19 isoform X8, whose amino-acid sequence MAPALTAEPLSPKEKLTSTASPSARSSLESGGVGGIGVGAGGVAKKPATPTPATATTRVTRSSAAAASVASSPPQQQQQPQQQQQQQRSSPAVNNKRKWRSNEPMGLSTAPTPHSSSAPNTTADAAEASTSTVENNNNNNNNSSSTSISNSSTPKDNSTAQLLADLTINFEETISADICLRKTLPDVTLGKEPATPASVLAVATSSAGSGSGLPGDTPPLASAEEELPKIETDNIEERLSQLDGNASAMPEEPVAPPPVAPPLQEPPGTPSRPQQQQPPQQMTPQSTSTSINFLKDGAAGAVLEDQDIEEVLKALKTFDGGHVNPDTICEFFDEVWEEAAPATALPAAAPGNVVELPDVKPSCSDILASGSNSISQANVIIKQEQQRPWQDVHAELEQQQHVISRRIEFLLRRMRKLQARAMCRHTSEEVAGIMEWSARTSHKAPIPARSATLSEQEATVLSIVSGRPGPTFWEEQNKHPLPASQMGNVIRHISTAARHQQICHSANGSSATLAPSSSWYNNTNSSTLPAKRPRKNQLDSAISTGTAASTSSLASSGLAPGTTASAATDSNTPRADDIVPSYDTYVTSELTHVAGLLHTELREVQNAIDSDATESSSGGESADEMVSYNNTQQLSLSITRRAVWRYSKDRAAIALRWSWLCSQLTDLEMKIRQHSDLFSELTQSKGEVQLAKTSPPLPPPANGIKEEPSGDYLCSRARPLVLSEFHKRKLFQTTNMHTISKKAARPSNIKCGCQWPQVPCTLCTGRTDPTAPRDLVETMMPANRVALLDAGYHPVLSFASDVSQSVHLEAIARQPDWQYRVMRCQAKAIVKAMWKAERETLASGGIGGAAGSRRSGDAVKRRYIRRKERNNNSNKEAGSGVKAAAAGGASGTGSSAVGGGDSGNGTGTATTSSSTTPTTTPLVANSKLFSGQGQEATTTTTTTNWSEQFQLAVARLSPTPTTTPPQSLLNLDLGSQRR is encoded by the exons ATGGCCCCAGCGCTCACAGCCGAGCCACTAAGTCCCAAGGAGAAGCTAACCAGCACAGCCTCGCCCTCGGCCCGCAGCTCTTTGGAGAGCGGAGGCGTTGGAGGCATTGGAGTAGGAGCCGGCGGAGTGGCCAAGAAGCCAGCGACGCCCACTCCGGCCACGGCCACCACGAGGGTCACCCGCTCCTCGGCGGCAGCGGCCTCAGTGGCCTCTTCCccgccgcagcagcaacagcagccgcagcagcagcagcagcagcagagaTCCTCCCCAGCAGTCAATAACAAGAGGAAGTGGCGTTCCAATGAACCCATGGGCCTGAGCACCGCCCCTACTCCACACAGCAGCAGTGCGCCCAATACCACGGCGGATGCAGCGGAGGCCTCCACCTCCACTGTggagaacaacaacaacaataacaacaacagcagcagcacatCTATTAGCAACAGCTCCACTCCCAAGGACAACTCAACGGCCCAGCTGCTGGCGGATCTGACCATCAACTTTGAGGAGACCATATCCGCCGATATTTGCTTGAGGAAAACCCTGCCCGATGTGACTTTGGGCAAGGAGCCAGCCACGCCTGCCTCTGTCCTGGCAGTGGCCACCAGTTCTGCAGGTTCCGGCAGCGGTTTGCCAGGTGACACACCGCCGTTAGCCTCAGCAGAGGAGGAGCTGCCAAAGATAGAAACAGATAATATAGAGG AGCGTCTCAGTCAGCTGGATGGCAATGCCAGTGCGATGCCCGAGGAGCCTGTGGCTCCGCCTCCTGTTGCGCCACCCTTGCAGGAGCCGCCAGGAACGCCCAGCAGgccccagcagcagcagccaccccAACAGATGACGCCGCAAAGCACCTCCACCTCCATTAATTTCCTGAAGGACGGAGCCGCCGGTGCCGTGCTGGAGGATCAGGACATCGAGGAGGTGCTCAAGGCGCTAAAGACATTCGACGGCGGCCATGTCAATCCCGATACCATCTGCGAATTCTTCGACGAGGTGTGGGAAGAGGCGGCTCCGGCTACGGCCTTGCCGGCAGCGGCTCCTGGAAATGTGGTCGAGCTGCCGGATGTGAAGCCCAGCTGCAGTGACATCCTGGCCAGCGGCAGCAACAGCATTTCCCAGGCCAATGTGATCATAAAACAGGAGCAGCAGCGACCGTGGCAGGATGTCCATGCTGAAttggagcagcagcagcacgtGATTTCGCGCCGGATCGAGTTCTTGCTGCGCAGGATGCGCAAGCTCCAAGCCCGCGCCATGTGCCGCCACACCAGCGAGGAGGTAGCCGGCATAATGGAGTGGTCCGCCCGCACTTCCCACAAGGCTCCCATTCCGGCGAGAAGTGCCACACTGTCCGAGCAGGAGGCCACCGTCCTGTCGATTGTCTCCGGACGTCCGGGCCCCACCTTCTGGGAGGAGCAGAACAAGCATCCGCTTCCCGCCAGTCAGATGGGCAATGTGATTCGGCACATTTCGACGGCGGCCCGCCATCAGCAAATCTGCCACTCGGCCAACGGAAGCTCCGCTACCCTGGCGCCATCCTCCAGCTGGTACAACAACACGAACAGCTCAACGCTGCCGGCAAAGCGTCCGCGAAAGAATCAATTGGATTCTGCGATATCAACGGGAACAGCGGCGTCAACATCATCGTTGGCATCATCGGGACTGGCGCCGGGCACGACGGCATCTGCCGCAACGGATTCGAATACGCCGCGGGCGGACGACATCGTGCCCAGTTACGACACCTATGTGACAAGTGAACTCACCCATGTGGCCGGTCTGCTGCACACGGAACTGCGAGAGGTGCAGAACGCCATCGATTCGGACGCCACAGAGTCAAGTTCTGGCGGCGAGTCTGCTGACGAGATGGTCTCCTACAACAACACCCAGCAGCTGTCGCTATCCAT CACTCGACGAGCTGTTTGGCGGTACTCGAAAGATCGGGCAGCCATAGCCTTGCGCTGGTCGTGGCTCTGCTCCCAGCTGACCGACCTGGAGATGAAGATCCGGCAGCACAGCGACCTCTTCTCGGAGCTGACCCAGTCCAAGGGCGAGGTCCAGCTGGCTAAGACATCGCCTCCGCTGCCACCGCCTGCAAATGGCATCAAGGAGGAGCCCTCCGGCGACTATCTCTGCAGTCGGGCACGGCCATTAGTGCTGTCCGAGTTCCACAAGCGCAAGCTCTTCCAGACCACGAACATGCACACGATTTCCAAGAAGGCCGCGCGGCCCAGCAACATCAAGTGTGGCTGCCAGTGGCCGCAGGTGCCATGCACCCTGTGCACAGGTCGCACGGATCCCACAGCGCCCCGGGATCTGGTCGAGACGATGATGCCGGCCAACCGGGTGGCGCTGCTTGATGCTGGCTACCATCCAGTGCTCAGTTTCGCCAGTG ATGTCAGCCAGTCTGTGCATCTGGAGGCCATTGCCCGCCAGCCGGACTGGCAGTACCGAGTCATGCGCTGCCAGGCCAAGGCCATTGTGAAGGCCATGTGGAAGGCGGAGCGCGAGACGCTGGCCTCTGGGGGAATTGGCGGTGCGGCGGGCAGCCGGCGATCGGGCGATGCGGTCAAGCGGCGTTATATACGACGCAAGGAGCGCAACAACAACTCAAATAAGGAGGCTGGCAGCGGAGTTAAAGCTGCTGCTGCAGGAGGAGCAAGCGGAACCGGAAGCAGTGCCGTCGGGGGAGGGGATAGCGGAAACGGTACTGGTACTGCTACTACTTCTTCTTCTACTACGCCTACTACAACGCCACTTGTGGCCAACAGTAaattatt cagcggcCAAGGGCAAGAGGCAACCACCactacaacaacaaccaacTGGAGCGAACAATTCCAGCTCGCTGTGGCCAGACTCTCGCCAACGCCAACGACAACGCCACCACAGTCCCTCCTCAACCTCGATCTCGGCAGCCAGCGGCGCTAA
- the nsl1 gene encoding mucin-19 isoform X7, whose amino-acid sequence MAPALTAEPLSPKEKLTSTASPSARSSLESGGVGGIGVGAGGVAKKPATPTPATATTRVTRSSAAAASVASSPPQQQQQPQQQQQQQRSSPAVNNKRKWRSNEPMGLSTAPTPHSSSAPNTTADAAEASTSTVENNNNNNNNSSSTSISNSSTPKDNSTAQLLADLTINFEETISADICLRKTLPDVTLGKEPATPASVLAVATSSAGSGSGLPGDTPPLASAEEELPKIETDNIEERLSQLDGNASAMPEEPVAPPPVAPPLQEPPGTPSRPQQQQPPQQMTPQSTSTSINFLKDGAAGAVLEDQDIEEVLKALKTFDGGHVNPDTICEFFDEVWEEAAPATALPAAAPGNVVELPDVKPSCSDILASGSNSISQANVIIKQEQQRPWQDVHAELEQQQHVISRRIEFLLRRMRKLQARAMCRHTSEEVAGIMEWSARTSHKAPIPARSATLSEQEATVLSIVSGRPGPTFWEEQNKHPLPASQMGNVIRHISTAARHQQICHSANGSSATLAPSSSWYNNTNSSTLPAKRPRKNQLDSAISTGTAASTSSLASSGLAPGTTASAATDSNTPRADDIVPSYDTYVTSELTHVAGLLHTELREVQNAIDSDATESSSGGESADEMVSYNNTQQLSLSITRRAVWRYSKDRAAIALRWSWLCSQLTDLEMKIRQHSDLFSELTQSKGEVQLAKTSPPLPPPANGIKEEPSGDYLCSRARPLVLSEFHKRKLFQTTNMHTISKKAARPSNIKCGCQWPQVPCTLCTGRTDPTAPRDLVETMMPANRVALLDAGYHPVLSFASDVSQSVHLEAIARQPDWQYRVMRCQAKAIVKAMWKAERETLASGGIGGAAGSRRSGDAVKRRYIRRKERNNNSNKEAGSGVKAAAAGGASGTGSSAVGGGDSGNGTGTATTSSSTTPTTTPLVANSKLFSSGQGQEATTTTTTTNWSEQFQLAVARLSPTPTTTPPQSLLNLDLGSQRR is encoded by the exons ATGGCCCCAGCGCTCACAGCCGAGCCACTAAGTCCCAAGGAGAAGCTAACCAGCACAGCCTCGCCCTCGGCCCGCAGCTCTTTGGAGAGCGGAGGCGTTGGAGGCATTGGAGTAGGAGCCGGCGGAGTGGCCAAGAAGCCAGCGACGCCCACTCCGGCCACGGCCACCACGAGGGTCACCCGCTCCTCGGCGGCAGCGGCCTCAGTGGCCTCTTCCccgccgcagcagcaacagcagccgcagcagcagcagcagcagcagagaTCCTCCCCAGCAGTCAATAACAAGAGGAAGTGGCGTTCCAATGAACCCATGGGCCTGAGCACCGCCCCTACTCCACACAGCAGCAGTGCGCCCAATACCACGGCGGATGCAGCGGAGGCCTCCACCTCCACTGTggagaacaacaacaacaataacaacaacagcagcagcacatCTATTAGCAACAGCTCCACTCCCAAGGACAACTCAACGGCCCAGCTGCTGGCGGATCTGACCATCAACTTTGAGGAGACCATATCCGCCGATATTTGCTTGAGGAAAACCCTGCCCGATGTGACTTTGGGCAAGGAGCCAGCCACGCCTGCCTCTGTCCTGGCAGTGGCCACCAGTTCTGCAGGTTCCGGCAGCGGTTTGCCAGGTGACACACCGCCGTTAGCCTCAGCAGAGGAGGAGCTGCCAAAGATAGAAACAGATAATATAGAGG AGCGTCTCAGTCAGCTGGATGGCAATGCCAGTGCGATGCCCGAGGAGCCTGTGGCTCCGCCTCCTGTTGCGCCACCCTTGCAGGAGCCGCCAGGAACGCCCAGCAGgccccagcagcagcagccaccccAACAGATGACGCCGCAAAGCACCTCCACCTCCATTAATTTCCTGAAGGACGGAGCCGCCGGTGCCGTGCTGGAGGATCAGGACATCGAGGAGGTGCTCAAGGCGCTAAAGACATTCGACGGCGGCCATGTCAATCCCGATACCATCTGCGAATTCTTCGACGAGGTGTGGGAAGAGGCGGCTCCGGCTACGGCCTTGCCGGCAGCGGCTCCTGGAAATGTGGTCGAGCTGCCGGATGTGAAGCCCAGCTGCAGTGACATCCTGGCCAGCGGCAGCAACAGCATTTCCCAGGCCAATGTGATCATAAAACAGGAGCAGCAGCGACCGTGGCAGGATGTCCATGCTGAAttggagcagcagcagcacgtGATTTCGCGCCGGATCGAGTTCTTGCTGCGCAGGATGCGCAAGCTCCAAGCCCGCGCCATGTGCCGCCACACCAGCGAGGAGGTAGCCGGCATAATGGAGTGGTCCGCCCGCACTTCCCACAAGGCTCCCATTCCGGCGAGAAGTGCCACACTGTCCGAGCAGGAGGCCACCGTCCTGTCGATTGTCTCCGGACGTCCGGGCCCCACCTTCTGGGAGGAGCAGAACAAGCATCCGCTTCCCGCCAGTCAGATGGGCAATGTGATTCGGCACATTTCGACGGCGGCCCGCCATCAGCAAATCTGCCACTCGGCCAACGGAAGCTCCGCTACCCTGGCGCCATCCTCCAGCTGGTACAACAACACGAACAGCTCAACGCTGCCGGCAAAGCGTCCGCGAAAGAATCAATTGGATTCTGCGATATCAACGGGAACAGCGGCGTCAACATCATCGTTGGCATCATCGGGACTGGCGCCGGGCACGACGGCATCTGCCGCAACGGATTCGAATACGCCGCGGGCGGACGACATCGTGCCCAGTTACGACACCTATGTGACAAGTGAACTCACCCATGTGGCCGGTCTGCTGCACACGGAACTGCGAGAGGTGCAGAACGCCATCGATTCGGACGCCACAGAGTCAAGTTCTGGCGGCGAGTCTGCTGACGAGATGGTCTCCTACAACAACACCCAGCAGCTGTCGCTATCCAT CACTCGACGAGCTGTTTGGCGGTACTCGAAAGATCGGGCAGCCATAGCCTTGCGCTGGTCGTGGCTCTGCTCCCAGCTGACCGACCTGGAGATGAAGATCCGGCAGCACAGCGACCTCTTCTCGGAGCTGACCCAGTCCAAGGGCGAGGTCCAGCTGGCTAAGACATCGCCTCCGCTGCCACCGCCTGCAAATGGCATCAAGGAGGAGCCCTCCGGCGACTATCTCTGCAGTCGGGCACGGCCATTAGTGCTGTCCGAGTTCCACAAGCGCAAGCTCTTCCAGACCACGAACATGCACACGATTTCCAAGAAGGCCGCGCGGCCCAGCAACATCAAGTGTGGCTGCCAGTGGCCGCAGGTGCCATGCACCCTGTGCACAGGTCGCACGGATCCCACAGCGCCCCGGGATCTGGTCGAGACGATGATGCCGGCCAACCGGGTGGCGCTGCTTGATGCTGGCTACCATCCAGTGCTCAGTTTCGCCAGTG ATGTCAGCCAGTCTGTGCATCTGGAGGCCATTGCCCGCCAGCCGGACTGGCAGTACCGAGTCATGCGCTGCCAGGCCAAGGCCATTGTGAAGGCCATGTGGAAGGCGGAGCGCGAGACGCTGGCCTCTGGGGGAATTGGCGGTGCGGCGGGCAGCCGGCGATCGGGCGATGCGGTCAAGCGGCGTTATATACGACGCAAGGAGCGCAACAACAACTCAAATAAGGAGGCTGGCAGCGGAGTTAAAGCTGCTGCTGCAGGAGGAGCAAGCGGAACCGGAAGCAGTGCCGTCGGGGGAGGGGATAGCGGAAACGGTACTGGTACTGCTACTACTTCTTCTTCTACTACGCCTACTACAACGCCACTTGTGGCCAACAGTAaattatt cagcagcggcCAAGGGCAAGAGGCAACCACCactacaacaacaaccaacTGGAGCGAACAATTCCAGCTCGCTGTGGCCAGACTCTCGCCAACGCCAACGACAACGCCACCACAGTCCCTCCTCAACCTCGATCTCGGCAGCCAGCGGCGCTAA
- the nsl1 gene encoding mucin-19 isoform X5 — protein sequence MAPALTAEPLSPKEKLTSTASPSARSSLESGGVGGIGVGAGGVAKKPATPTPATATTRVTRSSAAAASVASSPPQQQQQPQQQQQQQRSSPAVNNKRKWRSNEPMGLSTAPTPHSSSAPNTTADAAEASTSTVENNNNNNNNSSSTSISNSSTPKDNSTAQLLADLTINFEETISADICLRKTLPDVTLGKEPATPASVLAVATSSAGSGSGLPGDTPPLASAEEELPKIETDNIEERLSQLDGNASAMPEEPVAPPPVAPPLQEPPGTPSRPQQQQPPQQMTPQSTSTSINFLKDGAAGAVLEDQDIEEVLKALKTFDGGHVNPDTICEFFDEVWEEAAPATALPAAAPGNVVELPDVKPSCSDILASGSNSISQANVIIKQEQQRPWQDVHAELEQQQHVISRRIEFLLRRMRKLQARAMCRHTSEEVAGIMEWSARTSHKAPIPARSATLSEQEATVLSIVSGRPGPTFWEEQNKHPLPASQMGNVIRHISTAARHQQICHSANGSSATLAPSSSWYNNTNSSTLPAKRPRKNQLDSAISTGTAASTSSLASSGLAPGTTASAATDSNTPRADDIVPSYDTYVTSELTHVAGLLHTELREVQNAIDSDATESSSGGESADEMVSYNNTQQLSLSITRRAVWRYSKDRAAIALRWSWLCSQLTDLEMKIRQHSDLFSELTQSKGEVQLAKTSPPLPPPANGIKEEPSGDYLCSRARPLVLSEFHKRKLFQTTNMHTISKKAARPSNIKCGCQWPQVPCTLCTGRTDPTAPRDLVETMMPANRVALLDAGYHPVLSFASDVSQSVHLEAIARQPDWQYRVMRCQAKAIVKAMWKAERETLASGGIGGAAGSRRSGDAVKRRYIRRKERNNNSNKEAGSGVKAAAAGGASGTGSSAVGGGDSGNAAAKGKRQPPLQQQPTGANNSSSLWPDSRQRQRQRHHSPSSTSISAASGAKKSRKSTNSSSNSTQQQQHQHGSNINNHHLNGYGDQWGDQSRSRRNSSPTHSHRNERTSERRVRPIYDINNIVIPYSMLAQSKMEILPYKEIPIPKWRIVDSDNDKAKHSSDESADCKVSNGSVGASTSEEPSKPQPPSEKPEQPKQQPAVQPPKVNGLKEKQAVKHNNNNNTNNNNNKNGLVNGIAKKDEAKAVEDPNPLEKAEEQMEKVVKPKLNGNLAKNPNDKTAEKQEEIAQPATEPPLPKRPKLETPSDEVPKSKANGQLVELKPETRENEEEEHGKEDLSDEAFILRHQRALIEERRRFETFLKFPWSTRSRANRRVDSRAESSGANTPDPASPAPHLGGIGHDNESIPSPLAHPLDGFNDSGELLAGGQARQARRRTTSSKLKDQVERRSTTPDLREPYALMPSPFEPLHFPLSDEVYQRLLAETYATPRSISGPKRAKSKSISSNCDGPSSTGGSSSRRSSKTKIKLNGQLNGRLNGHPAAATKINGAEGGKETEVSEPEEEDILLEEEDDDYPKHHLAPLDDEEPSTPDAEQDLYDAAIDAYLGDPDALEEDMADDPFEDDDPNDPEWKTRAEGVRSRRI from the exons ATGGCCCCAGCGCTCACAGCCGAGCCACTAAGTCCCAAGGAGAAGCTAACCAGCACAGCCTCGCCCTCGGCCCGCAGCTCTTTGGAGAGCGGAGGCGTTGGAGGCATTGGAGTAGGAGCCGGCGGAGTGGCCAAGAAGCCAGCGACGCCCACTCCGGCCACGGCCACCACGAGGGTCACCCGCTCCTCGGCGGCAGCGGCCTCAGTGGCCTCTTCCccgccgcagcagcaacagcagccgcagcagcagcagcagcagcagagaTCCTCCCCAGCAGTCAATAACAAGAGGAAGTGGCGTTCCAATGAACCCATGGGCCTGAGCACCGCCCCTACTCCACACAGCAGCAGTGCGCCCAATACCACGGCGGATGCAGCGGAGGCCTCCACCTCCACTGTggagaacaacaacaacaataacaacaacagcagcagcacatCTATTAGCAACAGCTCCACTCCCAAGGACAACTCAACGGCCCAGCTGCTGGCGGATCTGACCATCAACTTTGAGGAGACCATATCCGCCGATATTTGCTTGAGGAAAACCCTGCCCGATGTGACTTTGGGCAAGGAGCCAGCCACGCCTGCCTCTGTCCTGGCAGTGGCCACCAGTTCTGCAGGTTCCGGCAGCGGTTTGCCAGGTGACACACCGCCGTTAGCCTCAGCAGAGGAGGAGCTGCCAAAGATAGAAACAGATAATATAGAGG AGCGTCTCAGTCAGCTGGATGGCAATGCCAGTGCGATGCCCGAGGAGCCTGTGGCTCCGCCTCCTGTTGCGCCACCCTTGCAGGAGCCGCCAGGAACGCCCAGCAGgccccagcagcagcagccaccccAACAGATGACGCCGCAAAGCACCTCCACCTCCATTAATTTCCTGAAGGACGGAGCCGCCGGTGCCGTGCTGGAGGATCAGGACATCGAGGAGGTGCTCAAGGCGCTAAAGACATTCGACGGCGGCCATGTCAATCCCGATACCATCTGCGAATTCTTCGACGAGGTGTGGGAAGAGGCGGCTCCGGCTACGGCCTTGCCGGCAGCGGCTCCTGGAAATGTGGTCGAGCTGCCGGATGTGAAGCCCAGCTGCAGTGACATCCTGGCCAGCGGCAGCAACAGCATTTCCCAGGCCAATGTGATCATAAAACAGGAGCAGCAGCGACCGTGGCAGGATGTCCATGCTGAAttggagcagcagcagcacgtGATTTCGCGCCGGATCGAGTTCTTGCTGCGCAGGATGCGCAAGCTCCAAGCCCGCGCCATGTGCCGCCACACCAGCGAGGAGGTAGCCGGCATAATGGAGTGGTCCGCCCGCACTTCCCACAAGGCTCCCATTCCGGCGAGAAGTGCCACACTGTCCGAGCAGGAGGCCACCGTCCTGTCGATTGTCTCCGGACGTCCGGGCCCCACCTTCTGGGAGGAGCAGAACAAGCATCCGCTTCCCGCCAGTCAGATGGGCAATGTGATTCGGCACATTTCGACGGCGGCCCGCCATCAGCAAATCTGCCACTCGGCCAACGGAAGCTCCGCTACCCTGGCGCCATCCTCCAGCTGGTACAACAACACGAACAGCTCAACGCTGCCGGCAAAGCGTCCGCGAAAGAATCAATTGGATTCTGCGATATCAACGGGAACAGCGGCGTCAACATCATCGTTGGCATCATCGGGACTGGCGCCGGGCACGACGGCATCTGCCGCAACGGATTCGAATACGCCGCGGGCGGACGACATCGTGCCCAGTTACGACACCTATGTGACAAGTGAACTCACCCATGTGGCCGGTCTGCTGCACACGGAACTGCGAGAGGTGCAGAACGCCATCGATTCGGACGCCACAGAGTCAAGTTCTGGCGGCGAGTCTGCTGACGAGATGGTCTCCTACAACAACACCCAGCAGCTGTCGCTATCCAT CACTCGACGAGCTGTTTGGCGGTACTCGAAAGATCGGGCAGCCATAGCCTTGCGCTGGTCGTGGCTCTGCTCCCAGCTGACCGACCTGGAGATGAAGATCCGGCAGCACAGCGACCTCTTCTCGGAGCTGACCCAGTCCAAGGGCGAGGTCCAGCTGGCTAAGACATCGCCTCCGCTGCCACCGCCTGCAAATGGCATCAAGGAGGAGCCCTCCGGCGACTATCTCTGCAGTCGGGCACGGCCATTAGTGCTGTCCGAGTTCCACAAGCGCAAGCTCTTCCAGACCACGAACATGCACACGATTTCCAAGAAGGCCGCGCGGCCCAGCAACATCAAGTGTGGCTGCCAGTGGCCGCAGGTGCCATGCACCCTGTGCACAGGTCGCACGGATCCCACAGCGCCCCGGGATCTGGTCGAGACGATGATGCCGGCCAACCGGGTGGCGCTGCTTGATGCTGGCTACCATCCAGTGCTCAGTTTCGCCAGTG ATGTCAGCCAGTCTGTGCATCTGGAGGCCATTGCCCGCCAGCCGGACTGGCAGTACCGAGTCATGCGCTGCCAGGCCAAGGCCATTGTGAAGGCCATGTGGAAGGCGGAGCGCGAGACGCTGGCCTCTGGGGGAATTGGCGGTGCGGCGGGCAGCCGGCGATCGGGCGATGCGGTCAAGCGGCGTTATATACGACGCAAGGAGCGCAACAACAACTCAAATAAGGAGGCTGGCAGCGGAGTTAAAGCTGCTGCTGCAGGAGGAGCAAGCGGAACCGGAAGCAGTGCCGTCGGGGGAGGGGATAGCGGAAACG cagcggcCAAGGGCAAGAGGCAACCACCactacaacaacaaccaacTGGAGCGAACAATTCCAGCTCGCTGTGGCCAGACTCTCGCCAACGCCAACGACAACGCCACCACAGTCCCTCCTCAACCTCGATCTCGGCAGCCAGCGGCGCTAAGAAGTCACGCAAGTCcacaaacagcagcagcaattccacacagcagcagcagcatcaacacggcagcaacatcaacaaccATCATCTCAACGGCTACGGGGATCAGTGGGGGGACCAGAGCAGGAGTCGTCGCAACTCCTCGCCCACCCACAGCCATCGAAATGAGAg AACCTCGGAGCGTCGCGTTCGTCCCATCTATGACATCAATAACATTGTTATACCCTACAGTATGTTAGCCCAGTCGAAAATGGAAATTCTTCCCTACAAGGAAATTCCCATACCCAA GTGGCGCATTGTAGACAGTGATAATGATAAGGCAAAGCATTCGTCGGATGAGTCAGCGGACTGCAAAGTGAGCAATGGCAGCGTCGGCGCATCAACGTCAGAGGAGCCATCCAAACCCCAGCCGCCATCAGAAAAACCAGAGCAACCAAAACAACAGCCAGCCGTGCAGCCTCCAAAGGTCAATGGTTTGAAGGAGAAGCAAGCAGTCAAgcacaataacaataacaatacaaacaacaataataataaaaatggaCTGGTAAATGGCATTGCTAAAAAGGATGAGGCCAAGGCTGTAGAGGATCCCAATCCGCTGGAAAAAGCAGAGGAGCAGATGGAAAAGGTGGTCAAACCCAAGCTCAATGGTAATTTGGCAAAAAATCCGAATGATAAAACTGCTGAGAAGCAGGAAGAGATTGCTCAGCCAGCAACAGAGCCACCACTGCCCAAGAGACCAAAGCTGGAGACGCCATCTGACGAGGTCCCCAAATCAAAGGCAAATGGACAGCTGGTAGAGCTGAAACCAGAGACCCGCGAaaacgaggaggaggagcatgGCAAGGAAGATCTTTCGGATGAAGCGTTCATCCTGCGACATCAGCGCGCTCTCATCGAAGAGCGTCGCCGCTTCGAGACCTTCCTCAAGTTCCCCTGGAGCACTCGATCACGTGCGAATCGACGCGTCGACAGTCGTGCGGAGTCGAGTGGCGCCAATACTCCGGATCCCGCCTCGCCAGCTCCTCACTTGGGCGGCATTGGGCACGACAACGAAAGCATTCCCTCGCCCCTGGCCCATCCACTGGACGGGTTCAACGACAGTGGCGAGCTGCTGGCGGGCGGACAGGCGCGCCAGGCCCGTCGTCGGACTACGTCCAGTAAGCTCAAGGATCAGGTGGAGCGGCGCAGCACTACGCCCGATCTGCGGGAG CCCTATGCGCTGATGCCATCGCCCTTTGAGCCCCTGCACTTTCCGCTCTCCGACGAGGTCTACCAGCGATTGCTGGCCGAGACGTACGCGACGCCTAGATCGATTTCCGGCCCAAAGCGGGCCAAGAGCAAGTCAATATCCTCGAACTGCGACGGTCCCAGCTCCACTGGAGGCAGCAGTAGTCGGCGCAGCAGCAAGACTAAGATTAAACTAAATGGCCAGTTAAATGGTCGGCTAAATGGTCATCCGGCAGCAGCAACGAAGATAAACGGAGCTGAAGGTGGTAAAGAAACTGAAGTTTCCGAGCCGGAAGAGGAGGACATTCtgctggaggaggaggacgacgaCTATCCTAAGCACCATCTGGCACCGCTGGACGATGAGGAGCCGTCGACGCCGGATGCCGAGCAGGATCTGTACGATGCGGCGATCGATGCCTACCTGGGCGATCCGGACGCGCTTGAGGAGGACATGGCCGACGATCCCTTTGAGGACGACGACCCTAACGATCCGGAGTGGAAGACCCGGGCCGAGGGCGTTCGCAGCAGACGCATCTAA